A region from the Janthinobacterium agaricidamnosum genome encodes:
- a CDS encoding CHASE2 domain-containing protein: MLPLAWRKHGARFALGVLLSVAAAVLCLAGNDTIARLDAMLGDWRMRFDAPQLDRRIVIVDIDEQSLARVGRFPWSRDVQARLVRQLTGHYGVAALGFDIAFPEADTSSGYAVLQGLARGELAGVAGLPAQLEKLRPAMDYDGLFAEAMRGQPVVLGYSVSEQQRKGVLPRPAFTVADLNGRTVTAYVARGYEANIAPLQAAAQGAGIFTALTDADGVVRSSTLLQRIGDGYYPSLSLATVAVYLQARAIAPRFTGTADTLSARELANGGLEHIMLFTPRGAMAIPVGEALTTTVQYRGAGGPDGGAFRYVSAADVLAGTVPAALLKGTIVLVGTTAPGLNDIRATPVNAEYSGVEVHANLIKSMLDGRFKARPDYALALELVQIVLFGLLLAGALAVLPPAGVMLATVAALAAAIGINLYLYAVHDLVLGGAVLLLLILALFIANLAWGYFFEVRKGRALVARFGEYVAPELVAEMADDPRRYTMEGENRELTVLFADVRGFTAISEQLAPAALREYINAYLTAMSEDIRDSHGGTLDKYIGDAVMAFWGAPVAFGDHASRAVASALLMQASAARLNQQFCARGWPALRIGIGINTGPMHVGDMGSRIRRAYTVMGDSVNLAARLEGASKLYGVGIVVGEATRAAAPDFLYRELDRIRVLGKQEAVAIFEPRCLLAGAAAAELAQLERWHAVLARLRARDWAQAGAQLARLQADFPGDGLYRLYAARLEQYRNAPPPWDWDGVTALHSK, encoded by the coding sequence ATGCTGCCGCTGGCCTGGCGCAAGCATGGCGCGCGTTTCGCGCTGGGCGTGCTCCTCAGCGTGGCGGCCGCCGTGCTGTGCCTGGCCGGCAACGACACGATCGCGCGGCTTGACGCCATGCTGGGCGACTGGCGCATGCGCTTTGATGCGCCGCAGCTCGACCGCCGCATCGTCATCGTCGACATCGACGAGCAAAGCCTGGCCCGCGTGGGCCGTTTTCCCTGGAGCCGCGACGTGCAGGCGCGCCTGGTGCGCCAGCTCACCGGCCATTACGGCGTGGCCGCGCTGGGCTTCGATATTGCGTTTCCCGAAGCGGACACCAGTTCCGGCTACGCCGTGCTGCAAGGCCTGGCGCGCGGCGAACTGGCGGGCGTGGCCGGCTTGCCGGCGCAGCTGGAAAAGCTGCGCCCGGCCATGGATTACGACGGCCTGTTTGCCGAGGCCATGCGCGGCCAGCCCGTGGTGCTCGGCTACAGCGTCTCGGAGCAGCAAAGGAAGGGCGTGCTGCCCAGGCCCGCCTTTACCGTCGCCGATTTGAACGGGCGCACGGTCACGGCCTACGTGGCGCGCGGCTACGAAGCCAATATCGCACCCCTGCAGGCGGCCGCGCAGGGCGCCGGCATCTTCACGGCGCTGACCGATGCCGACGGCGTCGTGCGTTCCTCGACCCTGTTGCAGCGCATCGGTGACGGCTATTATCCTTCGCTGTCTCTGGCCACCGTCGCCGTCTACCTGCAGGCGCGCGCCATCGCCCCCCGTTTCACGGGCACGGCCGATACCCTGTCGGCGCGCGAACTGGCCAATGGCGGCCTCGAACACATCATGCTGTTCACGCCGCGCGGCGCGATGGCGATTCCTGTCGGCGAAGCCTTGACGACCACGGTGCAGTACCGCGGCGCGGGCGGCCCCGATGGCGGCGCCTTCCGCTACGTGTCGGCCGCCGACGTGCTGGCCGGCACGGTGCCGGCCGCGCTGCTCAAGGGCACCATCGTGCTGGTGGGCACCACGGCGCCCGGTTTGAACGATATCCGCGCCACGCCCGTGAATGCCGAATATTCGGGGGTGGAGGTGCACGCCAACCTGATCAAGTCCATGCTCGACGGGCGTTTCAAGGCGCGGCCCGACTACGCGCTGGCGTTGGAACTGGTGCAGATCGTGCTGTTTGGCCTGCTGCTGGCGGGCGCCCTGGCCGTGCTGCCGCCGGCCGGCGTGATGCTGGCCACCGTGGCCGCGCTGGCCGCCGCCATCGGCATCAACCTGTACCTGTACGCCGTGCACGATCTGGTGCTGGGCGGTGCCGTGCTGTTGCTGCTGATCCTTGCGCTGTTCATCGCCAACCTGGCGTGGGGTTACTTTTTCGAGGTGCGCAAGGGACGCGCGCTGGTGGCCCGTTTCGGCGAATACGTGGCGCCCGAGCTGGTGGCCGAGATGGCCGACGATCCGCGCCGCTACACGATGGAGGGCGAGAACCGCGAACTGACGGTGCTGTTTGCCGACGTGCGCGGTTTCACGGCCATTTCCGAGCAGCTGGCGCCGGCCGCGCTGCGCGAATACATCAACGCATACCTGACGGCCATGTCGGAAGATATCCGCGACAGCCATGGCGGCACCCTGGACAAATACATCGGCGACGCCGTGATGGCGTTCTGGGGCGCGCCCGTCGCCTTTGGCGATCACGCCAGCCGGGCCGTGGCCAGCGCCCTGCTGATGCAGGCCAGCGCGGCGCGGCTGAACCAGCAATTTTGCGCGCGCGGCTGGCCGGCGCTGCGCATCGGCATCGGCATCAATACGGGGCCCATGCATGTGGGCGACATGGGCTCGCGCATCCGCCGCGCCTATACCGTGATGGGCGACAGCGTCAACCTGGCCGCGCGCCTGGAAGGCGCCAGCAAGCTGTATGGCGTGGGCATCGTGGTGGGCGAGGCCACGCGCGCGGCCGCCCCGGATTTCCTGTACCGCGAGCTCGACAGGATCAGGGTGCTGGGCAAGCAGGAAGCGGTGGCGATCTTCGAGCCGCGCTGCCTGCTGGCCGGCGCCGCGGCGGCCGAACTGGCGCAGCTCGAGCGCTGGCACGCGGTGCTGGCCCGGCTGCGCGCGCGCGACTGGGCGCAGGCAGGTGCGCAGCTGGCCCGCTTGCAGGCGGACTTTCCCGGCGATGGCCTGTACCGGCTGTACGCGGCGCGCCTGGAGCAGTACCGCAACGCGCCACCGCCATGGGACTGGGATGGCGTGACAGCATTGCACAGCAAATAG
- a CDS encoding GAF and HD-GYP domain-containing protein: MPQLHPEKIAHRLEQLTELSVALGHGLGGEGRDIGALLQRIVLLAKSMSGADGATLYRPALEGRQLAFDISVNDSLGIAQGADMGLPGVPLFDGAGQPNLASVAAYAANMRRSVNIADVYRDEVFNFSGMREFDRHHGYHTQSILTVPMSDHEGDLIGVLQLVNAKDGETGQVRAFSSTDQRFIEALAAQAGVALTNQLLISQLEELLESLVTLINIGIDEKSPYTGRHCQFVPELTMLLADAAHATQTGPLADFRLSDNERKQLWLAGLLHDCGKITTPVHVVDKATKLETIFDRIALIDTRYEVLLRDAEIEALRLQAAQPQQKDAIARALEQEKAALREERDFIRTVNIGGESMAQADQERVRQIARRRWRAADGELRDFLDADETENLTIRAGTLTAAERAIVNNHISVSIRMLEALPWPKHLQKVPEYAGGHHERMDGKGYPRGLTKEQMSVPARLMAIADIFEALTARDRPYKKGKSLSESLRILGNFSLNGHIDPELFDVFIRSKVYLTFAEKHMHPSQIDAVDEAAIPGYTP; this comes from the coding sequence ATGCCTCAGCTGCACCCTGAGAAAATCGCCCACAGACTGGAGCAATTGACCGAACTCAGCGTCGCGCTCGGCCACGGCCTGGGCGGTGAGGGGCGCGACATTGGCGCGCTGCTGCAGCGCATCGTGCTGCTGGCGAAAAGCATGAGCGGCGCCGACGGCGCCACCTTGTACCGGCCCGCGCTTGAGGGGCGCCAGTTGGCGTTCGACATCAGCGTCAACGACAGCCTGGGCATCGCGCAGGGGGCGGACATGGGTTTGCCGGGCGTACCCCTGTTCGATGGCGCCGGCCAGCCCAACCTGGCGTCGGTGGCCGCGTATGCGGCGAACATGCGCCGCAGCGTGAATATCGCCGACGTCTACCGCGACGAGGTCTTCAATTTTTCCGGCATGCGCGAGTTTGACCGCCACCATGGCTACCACACGCAATCGATCCTGACGGTGCCCATGAGCGATCACGAGGGCGACTTGATCGGCGTGCTGCAGCTGGTCAATGCCAAGGATGGCGAGACGGGCCAGGTGCGCGCCTTTTCCTCCACCGACCAGCGCTTCATCGAGGCGCTGGCCGCGCAGGCGGGCGTGGCGCTGACTAATCAGCTGCTCATCTCTCAGCTGGAAGAGCTGCTCGAGTCGCTCGTTACCCTGATCAATATCGGCATCGATGAAAAGTCGCCGTACACGGGACGGCATTGCCAGTTCGTGCCCGAGCTGACGATGTTGCTGGCCGACGCCGCGCATGCGACGCAAACGGGGCCGCTGGCCGATTTCCGGCTCAGCGACAACGAGCGCAAGCAGCTGTGGCTGGCCGGCCTGCTGCACGATTGCGGCAAGATCACCACGCCCGTGCACGTGGTCGACAAGGCCACCAAGCTGGAAACCATTTTCGACCGCATCGCCCTGATCGACACGCGCTACGAAGTGCTGCTGCGCGACGCCGAGATCGAGGCCCTGCGCCTGCAGGCCGCGCAGCCGCAGCAGAAGGACGCCATTGCCCGCGCGCTGGAGCAGGAGAAGGCGGCGCTGCGCGAAGAGCGCGATTTCATCCGCACGGTCAACATCGGCGGCGAGAGCATGGCGCAGGCCGACCAGGAAAGGGTGCGGCAGATCGCCCGGCGCCGCTGGCGCGCGGCCGACGGCGAACTGCGCGATTTTCTCGATGCCGACGAGACGGAAAACCTGACCATCCGCGCCGGCACCCTGACGGCGGCCGAGCGGGCCATCGTCAACAACCATATCAGCGTGTCGATCCGCATGCTCGAAGCGCTGCCGTGGCCCAAGCACCTGCAAAAGGTGCCCGAATATGCGGGCGGCCACCATGAGCGCATGGATGGCAAGGGTTATCCGCGCGGGCTGACGAAAGAGCAGATGTCGGTGCCGGCGCGGCTGATGGCGATTGCCGACATTTTCGAGGCGCTGACGGCGCGCGACCGGCCCTACAAAAAGGGCAAGTCGCTGTCCGAATCGCTGCGCATCCTCGGTAACTTCAGCCTGAACGGCCATATCGACCCGGAGCTGTTCGACGTTTTCATCCGCAGCAAGGTCTATCTGACCTTCGCTGAAAAGCACATGCATCCGAGCCAGATCGATGCCGTCGACGAGGCGGCCATTCCGGGCTATACCCCGTGA
- a CDS encoding MBL fold metallo-hydrolase: MKFTFRGVRGSIPSPGPRTARYGGNTTCIEVRTDNDSLIILDAGSGIFALAQQLPPGQPVDAHVFITHSHWDHIHGLPMFSPLFVAGNRMRLHGALDGNSGRGIEHVMAVQLQGSYFPVSEAAMAACIEYRTLAPGEAVDVGGARVRGAEMNHPVVNLGYRIDCGGASLFFSGDHEPFYNLHPPGHAEHAACAARNAQRQAGIDALVAGVDALIMDCSYTREEYPGKQGWGHGTFDAAFDLALRCGARHLYCTHHEPTRSDEQLEAVFADVMGRYASRLAGLQVFLASEGLTVELAGA, translated from the coding sequence ATGAAATTCACGTTCAGGGGCGTGCGCGGCTCCATCCCCTCCCCCGGCCCGCGCACGGCGCGCTATGGCGGCAACACCACGTGCATCGAAGTGCGCACGGACAACGACAGCCTGATCATTCTCGATGCCGGCAGCGGCATCTTCGCGCTGGCGCAGCAACTGCCGCCGGGCCAGCCCGTCGACGCGCACGTCTTCATCACGCACAGCCACTGGGACCACATCCACGGCTTGCCCATGTTCTCGCCCCTGTTCGTGGCCGGCAACCGCATGCGCCTGCATGGCGCCCTGGACGGCAACAGCGGGCGCGGCATCGAGCACGTGATGGCGGTGCAGCTGCAGGGCAGTTATTTTCCCGTCAGCGAAGCGGCCATGGCGGCCTGCATCGAGTACCGCACCCTGGCGCCCGGCGAAGCCGTCGACGTGGGCGGCGCGCGCGTGCGCGGCGCGGAAATGAACCATCCGGTGGTCAACCTCGGCTACCGCATCGACTGCGGCGGCGCCTCGCTGTTTTTCAGCGGCGACCATGAACCGTTCTACAACCTGCATCCGCCCGGCCACGCCGAGCATGCGGCCTGCGCGGCGCGCAATGCGCAGCGCCAGGCCGGCATCGATGCGCTGGTCGCCGGCGTCGATGCGCTGATCATGGATTGCTCGTACACGCGCGAGGAATACCCGGGCAAGCAGGGCTGGGGCCACGGCACCTTCGACGCCGCCTTCGACCTGGCCCTGCGCTGCGGCGCGCGGCACCTGTACTGCACCCACCACGAACCGACGCGCAGCGACGAGCAGCTCGAGGCCGTGTTTGCCGACGTGATGGGCCGCTATGCGAGCCGCCTGGCCGGCCTGCAGGTGTTCCTCGCCAGCGAGGGGCTGACGGTGGAACTGGCCGGCGCATAA
- a CDS encoding inorganic phosphate transporter yields MMTIQISIYVLGLLIVLALLFDFMNGFHDAANAIATVVSTGVLKPQTAVAMAATFNFVAIFVFHQLTVAATVGKGTIDPAVIDQYVIFGALMGAIFWNLFTWYYGIPSSSSHALIGGLVGAAVAKSGTGALVAAGLWKTVAFIVIAPVLGFVFGSIMMLIVSWIFVRSTPRKVDKWFRRLQLASAAAYSLGHGGNDAQKTIGIIWMLLIAAGYSNVNDQMPPMWVIISCYTAISFGTLFGGWRIVKTMGQKITKLKPVGGFCAETGGAITLFVSTALGIPVSTTHTITGAIVGVGSAQKMSAVRWGVAGNIVWAWIFTIPASAFVAAVAWWIGHHIM; encoded by the coding sequence ATAATGACCATACAAATCAGCATCTACGTGCTAGGCCTGTTGATCGTCCTCGCGCTGCTGTTTGACTTCATGAACGGCTTCCACGATGCCGCCAACGCGATTGCCACGGTGGTCTCGACGGGCGTATTGAAACCGCAGACCGCGGTTGCCATGGCCGCCACGTTCAACTTCGTCGCCATCTTCGTGTTCCACCAGCTGACCGTGGCCGCCACGGTGGGCAAGGGCACCATCGACCCGGCCGTGATCGACCAGTACGTGATCTTCGGCGCGCTGATGGGCGCCATCTTCTGGAATTTGTTTACCTGGTACTACGGCATTCCCTCGTCGTCCTCGCACGCCCTGATCGGCGGCCTGGTGGGCGCCGCTGTCGCCAAGTCCGGCACGGGCGCGCTGGTCGCGGCCGGCCTGTGGAAAACCGTGGCCTTTATCGTCATCGCACCCGTGCTGGGCTTCGTGTTCGGCTCCATCATGATGCTGATCGTGTCGTGGATTTTTGTCCGTTCGACGCCGCGCAAGGTCGACAAGTGGTTCCGCCGTTTGCAACTGGCATCGGCAGCCGCCTACAGCCTGGGCCACGGCGGCAACGATGCGCAAAAAACCATCGGCATCATCTGGATGCTGCTGATCGCGGCCGGCTACTCGAACGTGAACGACCAGATGCCGCCGATGTGGGTCATCATCTCGTGCTACACGGCCATCAGCTTCGGCACCCTGTTCGGCGGCTGGCGCATCGTCAAGACCATGGGCCAGAAGATCACCAAGTTGAAACCCGTCGGCGGCTTCTGCGCCGAAACGGGCGGCGCCATCACCCTGTTCGTCTCGACGGCGCTGGGCATTCCCGTGTCGACCACGCACACGATCACGGGCGCCATCGTCGGCGTCGGCTCGGCGCAAAAAATGTCGGCCGTGCGCTGGGGTGTTGCCGGCAATATCGTCTGGGCCTGGATCTTCACGATTCCCGCTTCCGCGTTCGTGGCGGCAGTGGCCTGGTGGATTGGCCACCACATCATGTAA
- a CDS encoding DUF47 domain-containing protein translates to MFGRLMPTEGKFFELFNQHAELCVKGAKEMLGLMTNFDDLENRVHAIESIEKQADKVTYATVEMLHKTFITPIDRDDIHQLITRQDDILDLLEDAAQTVSLYDLKAVTPEAKRLAELVLACTEKVRDAVAMLHNMDNSRKIVAICEEIDRLESDADHVMRAAMSKLFRDEPDVRNLIKLKAIYEILETVTDRCEDVSNIIEGIIVENA, encoded by the coding sequence ATGTTTGGACGCTTGATGCCCACTGAGGGCAAGTTTTTTGAATTGTTTAACCAGCACGCCGAACTGTGCGTCAAGGGCGCGAAAGAGATGCTCGGCCTGATGACCAATTTCGACGACCTGGAAAACCGCGTGCATGCGATCGAAAGCATCGAGAAACAGGCGGACAAAGTCACCTACGCCACCGTGGAAATGCTGCACAAGACCTTCATCACGCCGATCGACCGCGACGACATCCATCAGCTGATCACGCGCCAGGACGACATCCTCGACCTGCTGGAAGACGCAGCGCAGACCGTTTCGCTGTACGACCTGAAAGCCGTCACGCCGGAAGCCAAGCGCCTGGCCGAACTGGTGCTGGCCTGTACCGAGAAAGTGCGCGACGCCGTCGCCATGCTGCACAATATGGACAACTCGCGCAAGATCGTCGCCATCTGCGAAGAAATCGACCGCCTGGAATCGGACGCCGACCACGTGATGCGCGCCGCCATGTCCAAGCTGTTCCGCGACGAGCCGGACGTGCGCAACCTGATCAAGCTGAAAGCGATCTACGAAATTCTGGAAACCGTGACCGACCGTTGCGAAGATGTGTCCAATATTATCGAAGGCATCATCGTCGAAAACGCGTAA
- a CDS encoding replicative DNA helicase, whose product MNAPSDPQLDSLRIPPHSIEAEQSVIGGLLRDNAAYDRIADFMHAEDFYRYDHRIIFEQIVKMVNASKPADVITVFETLTQLGKADDVGGLAYLNAMAQNTPSAANIRRYAEIVRDRGVLRKLITVADDISGTAFSPQGKEVKQMLDEAESKIFAIAEEGARGAQGWTAIQPLLTQVVERIDELYSRDNQSEITGVPTGFIDLDRMTSGLQPGDLVIVAGRPSMGKTAFSVNIGENVAIDSGLPVAVFSMEMGGAQLAMRMLGSVGQLDQHRLRTGRLNDEDWPRLTNAIQKMNDAQLYIDETPALNSIELRARSRRLSRQCGKLGLIIVDYLQLMSANTPGDNRATEISEISRGLKGLAKELGCPVIALSQLNRSLEQRPNKRPVMSDLRESGAIEQDADVILFIYRDEVYNPDSPDKGTAEIIIGKQRNGPIGSIRLTFMGQYTKFGNYSGGLALYQGD is encoded by the coding sequence ATGAACGCCCCCTCTGATCCGCAACTGGATTCCCTCCGTATTCCGCCGCATTCGATCGAAGCAGAACAATCCGTTATCGGTGGTCTGCTGCGCGACAATGCCGCCTATGACCGCATCGCCGACTTCATGCATGCGGAGGATTTCTATCGCTATGACCATCGCATCATCTTCGAGCAAATCGTCAAGATGGTTAACGCTTCCAAGCCAGCCGATGTCATTACTGTTTTTGAAACCCTGACCCAGCTCGGCAAGGCCGATGACGTGGGCGGACTCGCTTACCTGAACGCCATGGCGCAAAACACGCCATCGGCCGCGAACATCCGGCGCTATGCCGAGATCGTGCGCGACCGCGGCGTGCTGCGCAAGCTCATTACCGTCGCCGACGATATCTCCGGCACGGCCTTCAGCCCGCAAGGCAAGGAAGTCAAGCAGATGCTTGACGAGGCCGAATCGAAGATTTTCGCCATCGCCGAAGAAGGCGCGCGCGGCGCCCAGGGCTGGACCGCCATCCAGCCCCTGCTGACGCAGGTGGTCGAGCGCATCGACGAACTGTACAGCCGCGACAACCAGAGTGAAATCACGGGCGTGCCCACCGGTTTCATCGACCTCGACCGCATGACCTCGGGTCTGCAGCCGGGCGACCTGGTGATCGTGGCGGGCCGTCCGTCGATGGGCAAGACGGCGTTTTCCGTCAACATCGGCGAAAACGTGGCCATCGACAGCGGCTTGCCCGTGGCCGTGTTCTCGATGGAGATGGGCGGCGCCCAGCTGGCCATGCGTATGCTCGGCTCCGTCGGACAGCTGGACCAGCACCGCCTGCGCACGGGCCGCCTGAACGACGAAGACTGGCCGCGCCTGACGAATGCAATCCAGAAGATGAACGACGCGCAGTTGTACATCGATGAAACGCCGGCGCTCAATTCCATCGAATTGCGCGCCCGTTCGCGCCGTTTGTCGCGCCAGTGCGGCAAGCTGGGCCTGATCATCGTCGATTACTTGCAACTGATGTCGGCCAATACGCCGGGCGACAACCGCGCCACGGAGATTTCCGAGATTTCGCGTGGCTTGAAAGGCCTGGCGAAAGAACTCGGTTGCCCCGTGATCGCGCTGTCACAGTTGAACCGCTCGCTGGAACAACGCCCGAACAAGCGTCCCGTGATGTCCGACTTGCGCGAATCGGGCGCTATTGAGCAGGATGCCGACGTGATCCTGTTCATTTACCGCGACGAGGTGTATAACCCCGACTCGCCAGACAAGGGGACGGCCGAAATCATCATCGGCAAACAACGTAACGGTCCAATCGGCAGCATCCGCCTCACCTTCATGGGGCAGTACACCAAATTTGGCAATTACAGTGGTGGCCTGGCGCTTTACCAAGGCGACTAA
- the rplI gene encoding 50S ribosomal protein L9 — MQIILLEKVVNVGNLGEVVKVKDGYARNFLIPQRLARRATATAVAEFEVKRAELEKAAAAKLAASQAQGEKLSGLTVQVAQKAGVDGRLFGSVTNFDIAEALTKQGFAVEKAQIRMPTGPLKIVGEHNVSVALHTDVVVEVVIAVVPDANA; from the coding sequence ATGCAAATCATTCTGTTAGAAAAAGTTGTAAACGTCGGTAACCTCGGCGAAGTCGTCAAAGTCAAAGACGGTTACGCACGTAACTTCCTGATCCCGCAACGCCTGGCACGTCGTGCTACGGCAACCGCTGTGGCTGAATTCGAAGTCAAGCGCGCCGAACTGGAAAAAGCTGCTGCCGCCAAACTGGCCGCATCGCAAGCCCAGGGCGAAAAACTGAGCGGCCTGACCGTTCAAGTTGCTCAAAAAGCTGGCGTCGATGGCCGTCTGTTCGGTTCCGTCACCAACTTCGACATCGCTGAAGCGCTGACCAAGCAAGGTTTTGCTGTTGAAAAAGCACAAATCCGCATGCCTACCGGCCCGCTGAAGATCGTTGGCGAGCACAACGTTTCGGTTGCTCTGCACACCGACGTGGTCGTGGAAGTTGTTATCGCTGTCGTTCCAGACGCGAACGCGTAA
- the rpsR gene encoding 30S ribosomal protein S18, translated as MAFGKKFDKNKLKLKEKRKQQNPLFKRKKFCRFTAAHVEQVDYKDVDTLKDFVQENGKIMPARLTGTKAHYQRQVDTAIKRARFLALLPYTDLHHA; from the coding sequence ATGGCATTCGGTAAAAAGTTCGACAAAAATAAGCTCAAGCTTAAAGAAAAACGCAAACAGCAAAACCCTTTGTTCAAACGTAAGAAGTTCTGCCGCTTCACGGCAGCGCACGTTGAGCAAGTCGACTACAAAGACGTCGACACGCTGAAAGACTTCGTCCAGGAAAACGGCAAGATCATGCCAGCACGCCTGACCGGTACCAAAGCGCACTACCAGCGCCAAGTCGACACCGCAATCAAGCGCGCTCGCTTCCTCGCGCTGCTGCCATACACCGATCTGCACCACGCTTAA
- the priB gene encoding primosomal replication protein N, which produces MNQLQVTAIIAEREILRYTPAGLPIVNAVLQHSSQQMEAGIARLTEFDVAALAAGEISGRFSQASLGGVYQFTGFLARKSRNSKSLVFHIIDFSAVNSD; this is translated from the coding sequence CTGAACCAGCTACAAGTCACCGCCATCATTGCCGAGCGCGAAATATTGCGCTACACCCCGGCAGGACTGCCGATTGTGAATGCAGTATTGCAACACAGTTCGCAGCAGATGGAAGCAGGGATTGCCCGTTTGACCGAGTTTGATGTTGCCGCGCTAGCCGCTGGCGAAATTTCAGGCCGGTTCAGTCAGGCAAGCTTGGGCGGGGTGTATCAGTTCACGGGTTTCCTGGCCAGGAAGAGCCGCAACAGCAAGAGTTTGGTGTTTCACATCATTGATTTTAGTGCAGTCAATTCTGACTAG
- the rpsF gene encoding 30S ribosomal protein S6 — protein sequence MRHYEIVFIVHPDQSEQVPAMIERYKASVTTRGGSVHRVEDWGRRQMAYSIQKLPKAHYICLNIECDNETLVELETAFKFNDAVLRHLTVKMKKAETAPSPMMKSVQREDAAKSHRTEAPAAAPAAAAA from the coding sequence ATGCGTCATTATGAAATAGTCTTTATCGTCCATCCGGACCAAAGCGAGCAAGTGCCCGCGATGATCGAACGCTACAAAGCCAGCGTAACCACCCGCGGCGGTTCGGTTCACCGCGTGGAAGATTGGGGCCGCCGTCAAATGGCTTACTCGATCCAAAAGCTGCCTAAAGCACACTACATCTGCCTGAACATCGAATGCGACAACGAGACCCTGGTCGAGTTGGAAACAGCATTCAAATTCAATGATGCCGTGTTGCGTCACCTGACCGTTAAAATGAAGAAAGCTGAAACAGCTCCTTCGCCGATGATGAAATCGGTACAACGCGAAGACGCGGCCAAAAGCCACCGCACCGAAGCACCAGCAGCCGCTCCAGCCGCAGCAGCAGCTTAA
- the lexA gene encoding transcriptional repressor LexA gives MIKLTARQEQILNLIKDAIENTGFPPTRAEIANELGFKSANAAEEHLQALARKGAIEISPGTSRGIRLIGAAAEAPPSKVPAALLMSLPLIGRVAAGSPILAQENLEASYNVDPALFSAKPDFLLKVRGWSMRDAGIMDGDLLAVKKVDSAKNGQIVVARIGDEVTVKRYKKTGSVIELLPENPDFKVITVSPEDEFALEGLAVGLMRSWH, from the coding sequence ATGATCAAGCTGACAGCACGACAAGAACAAATCCTGAACCTGATCAAGGACGCGATTGAAAACACGGGCTTTCCTCCCACCCGTGCCGAAATTGCCAATGAACTGGGTTTCAAATCGGCCAATGCGGCCGAGGAGCATTTGCAGGCCCTGGCCCGCAAGGGCGCGATCGAGATTTCGCCCGGCACCTCGCGCGGCATCCGCCTGATCGGCGCGGCAGCCGAAGCGCCGCCATCGAAAGTGCCGGCGGCACTGCTGATGTCGCTGCCCCTGATCGGCAGGGTGGCCGCCGGTTCGCCCATCCTTGCCCAGGAAAACCTGGAAGCGAGCTACAACGTGGACCCCGCCCTGTTTTCGGCCAAGCCCGACTTCCTGCTGAAGGTACGCGGCTGGTCCATGCGCGACGCCGGCATCATGGATGGCGATTTACTGGCCGTCAAAAAGGTCGACAGCGCCAAGAATGGCCAGATCGTCGTGGCCCGCATCGGCGACGAAGTCACGGTCAAGCGCTACAAGAAGACGGGTTCCGTCATCGAATTGCTGCCGGAAAACCCCGATTTCAAGGTCATCACCGTGTCGCCGGAAGATGAATTTGCCCTGGAAGGCTTGGCAGTCGGCTTGATGCGCAGCTGGCACTGA